A genomic window from Anticarsia gemmatalis isolate Benzon Research Colony breed Stoneville strain chromosome 22, ilAntGemm2 primary, whole genome shotgun sequence includes:
- the Dyb gene encoding dystrobrevin isoform X8, whose amino-acid sequence MSLERESVGGLASVGGVGAMGVVGVPSAGGAAADPRSQLLQEMREQNFDLIRFASYRTACKLRYVQKKCNLHVIDIWNVIEAFRENALNTLEPTACVNVTRLETLVSSLYHNLNKRLPPAHQVSVEACSALLLNWLLSAYSTGENVGKIRVFSIKVALATMCAGKLMDKLRYIFSQLSDGNGHLLMKRLSDYLREVLALPAAVYESPSFNYTDALALTIFNQQNGKITVNDFLDTLMSDPGPPCLVWLPLLHRMASVENVVHPLACSACRRASLTGFRYRCTRCANYTLCQDCFWRGRVSAAHTNEHEVKEYAAYKSPSKQIGATLRKSFRCVPERARPQLPRYPDQPERTLNLSHIVPPSPVPAHNGFPEYVGGYVNTGSLDSRSSRSTHRSIAEHLSRGVDDEHRLIARYAARLAHENRTMPRAGRSASLTPELGRSSSEGSEVDAARQQRELISQLEAKNREIMREIARLRRQQEAEASAGGGGGGGTSAPLVSELRLLRQRKDELEGHLSSLQESRKHLMHQLEGLMRMLKTQQSSPRSTPNSSPRSTKSPPLPGSQPQPSAPEREPSVPRGTVRSAPQTPSLGERERIDMSHSLGGMESMSNEGRGYHQNQRPTTNFEEDDDSDEPMPRPHPPRHYLHDTNVQDTPPPLPARTGHYYPRT is encoded by the exons ATGTCACTGGAACGTGAGAGCGTGGGCGGGCTGGCCAGTGTTGGTGGTGTGGGGGCTATGGGTGTCGTGGGCGTCCCCAGTGCGGGGGGCGCCGCCGCTGACCCGCGCTCGCAGCTGCTGCAAGAGATGAGGGAGCAGAACTTTGACCTTATCAGATTTGCATCCTACAGGACTGCCTGCAAACTTCGTTATGTTCAAAAGAAGTGCAACT TACATGTAATAGACATATGGAATGTAATAGAAGCATTCAGAGAAAATGCCCTGAACACTCTGGAACCTACAGCATGTGTGAACGTCACGAGACTGGAGACGTTAGTGTCATCATTGTACCACAATCTCAACAAGAGACTGCCTCCTGCACACCAGGTGTCTGTTGAGGCTTGTTCTGCTTTGTTGTTGAATTGGTTACTCTCTGCATACAGTACTGG tgAAAATGTGGGAAAGATCAGAGTGTTCTCTATCAAAGTGGCACTGGCTACCATGTGTGCTGGTAAACTGATGGACAAACTAAGAT ATATATTCTCGCAACTGTCGGACGGCAACGGTCACCTGCTAATGAAGCGTCTATCGGACTACCTGCGCGAGGTGCTGGCGTTGCCCGCCGCTGTCTACGAGTCGCCCTCGTTCAACTACACTGATGCACTCGCGCTCACTATATTTAACCAG CAGAACGGCAAGATCACAGTGAACGACTTCCTGGACACGTTGATGTCTGACCCGGGGCCGCCGTGCCTCGTGTGGCTGCCGCTACTTCATCGCATGGCCAGCGTTGAAAACG TGGTTCACCCGCTGGCGTGCAGCGCGTGCCGGCGCGCGTCGCTGACGGGGTTCCGCTACCGCTGCACGCGCTGCGCCAACTACACGCTGTGCCAGGACTGCTTCTGGCGCGGCCGCGTGTCCGCCGCGCACACCAACGAGCACGAGGTCAAGGAGTACGCCGCCTAT AAGTCTCCGTCGAAGCAGATCGGCGCGACGCTGCGCAAGTCGTTCCGCTGCGTGCCGGAGCGCGCCCGGCCGCAGCTGCCGCGCTACCCCGACCAGCCCGAGCGGACCCTCAACCTTAGTCACATCGT GCCACCATCGCCAGTGCCGGCTCACAACGGTTTCCCGGAGTACGTAGGTGGATACGTCAATACTGGATCACTCGACTCGCGCTCTTCTAGATCTACACATCGCA GTATAGCGGAACACCTGTCTCGTGGAGTGGACGATGAACATCGGCTCATAGCGAGATACGCAGCGAGGCTGGCACACGAGAACAGAACTATG CCACGAGCCGGGAGGTCGGCGTCTCTAACACCAGAAttg GGTCGTTCGTCGTCCGAAGGTTCGGAGGTAGACGCGGCAAGACAACAGCGGGAGTTGATCTCACAGCTAGAAGCCAAGAACAGAGAGATTATGAGAGAGATCGCTAGACTTAG GCGGCAGCAGGAGGCGGAGGCGAGCGCGGGCGGGGGGGGCGGGGGGGGCACGTCGGCGCCGCTGGTGTCGGAGCTGCGCCTGCTGCGCCAGCGCAAGGACGAGCTGGAGGGACACCTGTCCTCGCTGCAGGAGTCGCGCAAGCACCTCATGCACCAGCTCGAGGGACTCATGCGCATGCTCAAG ACGCAGCAGTCGTCTCCGCGCTCGACTCCGAACTCATCGCCTCGCTCCACCAAGAGTCCACCGCTGCCAGGATCACAGCCACAACCTAGTGCACCGGAGAG AGAGCCATCAGTCCCGCGCGGCACAGTGCGGAGCGCGCCACAGACTCCGTCGCTCGGCGAGAGAGAACGTATCGACATGTCACATAGTCTTG GTGGTATGGAGAGTATGAGTAACGAAGGCAGGGGCTATCATCAGAACCAGAGGCCTACCACCA ATTTCGAGGAGGATGATGACAGCGATGAGCCGATGCCGCGGCCGCATCCCCCGCGCCACTACCTACACGACACCAACGtacag gACACGCCGCCCCCGCTGCCGGCGCGCACCGGCCACTACTACCCGCGCACATAG
- the Dyb gene encoding dystrobrevin isoform X10, whose translation MSLERESVGGLASVGGVGAMGVVGVPSAGGAAADPRSQLLQEMREQNFDLIRFASYRTACKLRYVQKKCNLHVIDIWNVIEAFRENALNTLEPTACVNVTRLETLVSSLYHNLNKRLPPAHQVSVEACSALLLNWLLSAYSTGENVGKIRVFSIKVALATMCAGKLMDKLRYIFSQLSDGNGHLLMKRLSDYLREVLALPAAVYESPSFNYTDALALTIFNQQNGKITVNDFLDTLMSDPGPPCLVWLPLLHRMASVENVVHPLACSACRRASLTGFRYRCTRCANYTLCQDCFWRGRVSAAHTNEHEVKEYAAYKSPSKQIGATLRKSFRCVPERARPQLPRYPDQPERTLNLSHIVPPSPVPAHNGFPEYVGGYVNTGSLDSRSSRSTHRSIAEHLSRGVDDEHRLIARYAARLAHENRTMPRAGRSASLTPELGRSSSEGSEVDAARQQRELISQLEAKNREIMREIARLRRQQEAEASAGGGGGGGTSAPLVSELRLLRQRKDELEGHLSSLQESRKHLMHQLEGLMRMLKTQQSSPRSTPNSSPRSTKSPPLPGSQPQPSAPEREPSVPRGTVRSAPQTPSLGERERIDMSHSLGGMESMSNEGRGYHQNQRPTTNFEEDDDSDEPMPRPHPPRHYLHDTNVQMTHSVETH comes from the exons ATGTCACTGGAACGTGAGAGCGTGGGCGGGCTGGCCAGTGTTGGTGGTGTGGGGGCTATGGGTGTCGTGGGCGTCCCCAGTGCGGGGGGCGCCGCCGCTGACCCGCGCTCGCAGCTGCTGCAAGAGATGAGGGAGCAGAACTTTGACCTTATCAGATTTGCATCCTACAGGACTGCCTGCAAACTTCGTTATGTTCAAAAGAAGTGCAACT TACATGTAATAGACATATGGAATGTAATAGAAGCATTCAGAGAAAATGCCCTGAACACTCTGGAACCTACAGCATGTGTGAACGTCACGAGACTGGAGACGTTAGTGTCATCATTGTACCACAATCTCAACAAGAGACTGCCTCCTGCACACCAGGTGTCTGTTGAGGCTTGTTCTGCTTTGTTGTTGAATTGGTTACTCTCTGCATACAGTACTGG tgAAAATGTGGGAAAGATCAGAGTGTTCTCTATCAAAGTGGCACTGGCTACCATGTGTGCTGGTAAACTGATGGACAAACTAAGAT ATATATTCTCGCAACTGTCGGACGGCAACGGTCACCTGCTAATGAAGCGTCTATCGGACTACCTGCGCGAGGTGCTGGCGTTGCCCGCCGCTGTCTACGAGTCGCCCTCGTTCAACTACACTGATGCACTCGCGCTCACTATATTTAACCAG CAGAACGGCAAGATCACAGTGAACGACTTCCTGGACACGTTGATGTCTGACCCGGGGCCGCCGTGCCTCGTGTGGCTGCCGCTACTTCATCGCATGGCCAGCGTTGAAAACG TGGTTCACCCGCTGGCGTGCAGCGCGTGCCGGCGCGCGTCGCTGACGGGGTTCCGCTACCGCTGCACGCGCTGCGCCAACTACACGCTGTGCCAGGACTGCTTCTGGCGCGGCCGCGTGTCCGCCGCGCACACCAACGAGCACGAGGTCAAGGAGTACGCCGCCTAT AAGTCTCCGTCGAAGCAGATCGGCGCGACGCTGCGCAAGTCGTTCCGCTGCGTGCCGGAGCGCGCCCGGCCGCAGCTGCCGCGCTACCCCGACCAGCCCGAGCGGACCCTCAACCTTAGTCACATCGT GCCACCATCGCCAGTGCCGGCTCACAACGGTTTCCCGGAGTACGTAGGTGGATACGTCAATACTGGATCACTCGACTCGCGCTCTTCTAGATCTACACATCGCA GTATAGCGGAACACCTGTCTCGTGGAGTGGACGATGAACATCGGCTCATAGCGAGATACGCAGCGAGGCTGGCACACGAGAACAGAACTATG CCACGAGCCGGGAGGTCGGCGTCTCTAACACCAGAAttg GGTCGTTCGTCGTCCGAAGGTTCGGAGGTAGACGCGGCAAGACAACAGCGGGAGTTGATCTCACAGCTAGAAGCCAAGAACAGAGAGATTATGAGAGAGATCGCTAGACTTAG GCGGCAGCAGGAGGCGGAGGCGAGCGCGGGCGGGGGGGGCGGGGGGGGCACGTCGGCGCCGCTGGTGTCGGAGCTGCGCCTGCTGCGCCAGCGCAAGGACGAGCTGGAGGGACACCTGTCCTCGCTGCAGGAGTCGCGCAAGCACCTCATGCACCAGCTCGAGGGACTCATGCGCATGCTCAAG ACGCAGCAGTCGTCTCCGCGCTCGACTCCGAACTCATCGCCTCGCTCCACCAAGAGTCCACCGCTGCCAGGATCACAGCCACAACCTAGTGCACCGGAGAG AGAGCCATCAGTCCCGCGCGGCACAGTGCGGAGCGCGCCACAGACTCCGTCGCTCGGCGAGAGAGAACGTATCGACATGTCACATAGTCTTG GTGGTATGGAGAGTATGAGTAACGAAGGCAGGGGCTATCATCAGAACCAGAGGCCTACCACCA ATTTCGAGGAGGATGATGACAGCGATGAGCCGATGCCGCGGCCGCATCCCCCGCGCCACTACCTACACGACACCAACGtacag ATGACACATAGTGTTGAGACACATTAA
- the Dyb gene encoding dystrobrevin isoform X3, producing the protein MSLERESVGGLASVGGVGAMGVVGVPSAGGAAADPRSQLLQEMREQNFDLIRFASYRTACKLRYVQKKCNLHVIDIWNVIEAFRENALNTLEPTACVNVTRLETLVSSLYHNLNKRLPPAHQVSVEACSALLLNWLLSAYSTGENVGKIRVFSIKVALATMCAGKLMDKLRYIFSQLSDGNGHLLMKRLSDYLREVLALPAAVYESPSFNYTDALALTIFNQQNGKITVNDFLDTLMSDPGPPCLVWLPLLHRMASVENVVHPLACSACRRASLTGFRYRCTRCANYTLCQDCFWRGRVSAAHTNEHEVKEYAAYKSPSKQIGATLRKSFRCVPERARPQLPRYPDQPERTLNLSHIVPPSPVPAHNGFPEYVGGYVNTGSLDSRSSRSTHRSIAEHLSRGVDDEHRLIARYAARLAHENRTMPRAGRSASLTPELGRSSSEGSEVDAARQQRELISQLEAKNREIMREIARLRRQQEAEASAGGGGGGGTSAPLVSELRLLRQRKDELEGHLSSLQESRKHLMHQLEGLMRMLKTQQSSPRSTPNSSPRSTKSPPLPGSQPQPSAPEREPSVPRGTVRSAPQTPSLGERERIDMSHSLGGMESMSNEGRGYHQNQRPTTMGIDNRSLRSDLLYAADSVTNAMSTLVRELNSEGSDTEDTVKGDARKQRDFEEDDDSDEPMPRPHPPRHYLHDTNVQKMTHSVETH; encoded by the exons ATGTCACTGGAACGTGAGAGCGTGGGCGGGCTGGCCAGTGTTGGTGGTGTGGGGGCTATGGGTGTCGTGGGCGTCCCCAGTGCGGGGGGCGCCGCCGCTGACCCGCGCTCGCAGCTGCTGCAAGAGATGAGGGAGCAGAACTTTGACCTTATCAGATTTGCATCCTACAGGACTGCCTGCAAACTTCGTTATGTTCAAAAGAAGTGCAACT TACATGTAATAGACATATGGAATGTAATAGAAGCATTCAGAGAAAATGCCCTGAACACTCTGGAACCTACAGCATGTGTGAACGTCACGAGACTGGAGACGTTAGTGTCATCATTGTACCACAATCTCAACAAGAGACTGCCTCCTGCACACCAGGTGTCTGTTGAGGCTTGTTCTGCTTTGTTGTTGAATTGGTTACTCTCTGCATACAGTACTGG tgAAAATGTGGGAAAGATCAGAGTGTTCTCTATCAAAGTGGCACTGGCTACCATGTGTGCTGGTAAACTGATGGACAAACTAAGAT ATATATTCTCGCAACTGTCGGACGGCAACGGTCACCTGCTAATGAAGCGTCTATCGGACTACCTGCGCGAGGTGCTGGCGTTGCCCGCCGCTGTCTACGAGTCGCCCTCGTTCAACTACACTGATGCACTCGCGCTCACTATATTTAACCAG CAGAACGGCAAGATCACAGTGAACGACTTCCTGGACACGTTGATGTCTGACCCGGGGCCGCCGTGCCTCGTGTGGCTGCCGCTACTTCATCGCATGGCCAGCGTTGAAAACG TGGTTCACCCGCTGGCGTGCAGCGCGTGCCGGCGCGCGTCGCTGACGGGGTTCCGCTACCGCTGCACGCGCTGCGCCAACTACACGCTGTGCCAGGACTGCTTCTGGCGCGGCCGCGTGTCCGCCGCGCACACCAACGAGCACGAGGTCAAGGAGTACGCCGCCTAT AAGTCTCCGTCGAAGCAGATCGGCGCGACGCTGCGCAAGTCGTTCCGCTGCGTGCCGGAGCGCGCCCGGCCGCAGCTGCCGCGCTACCCCGACCAGCCCGAGCGGACCCTCAACCTTAGTCACATCGT GCCACCATCGCCAGTGCCGGCTCACAACGGTTTCCCGGAGTACGTAGGTGGATACGTCAATACTGGATCACTCGACTCGCGCTCTTCTAGATCTACACATCGCA GTATAGCGGAACACCTGTCTCGTGGAGTGGACGATGAACATCGGCTCATAGCGAGATACGCAGCGAGGCTGGCACACGAGAACAGAACTATG CCACGAGCCGGGAGGTCGGCGTCTCTAACACCAGAAttg GGTCGTTCGTCGTCCGAAGGTTCGGAGGTAGACGCGGCAAGACAACAGCGGGAGTTGATCTCACAGCTAGAAGCCAAGAACAGAGAGATTATGAGAGAGATCGCTAGACTTAG GCGGCAGCAGGAGGCGGAGGCGAGCGCGGGCGGGGGGGGCGGGGGGGGCACGTCGGCGCCGCTGGTGTCGGAGCTGCGCCTGCTGCGCCAGCGCAAGGACGAGCTGGAGGGACACCTGTCCTCGCTGCAGGAGTCGCGCAAGCACCTCATGCACCAGCTCGAGGGACTCATGCGCATGCTCAAG ACGCAGCAGTCGTCTCCGCGCTCGACTCCGAACTCATCGCCTCGCTCCACCAAGAGTCCACCGCTGCCAGGATCACAGCCACAACCTAGTGCACCGGAGAG AGAGCCATCAGTCCCGCGCGGCACAGTGCGGAGCGCGCCACAGACTCCGTCGCTCGGCGAGAGAGAACGTATCGACATGTCACATAGTCTTG GTGGTATGGAGAGTATGAGTAACGAAGGCAGGGGCTATCATCAGAACCAGAGGCCTACCACCA TGGGCATAGACAACCGTAGCCTGCGCAGCGACCTGCTGTACGCGGCCGACTCGGTCACCAACGCCATGTCCACGCTCGTGCGGGAACTCAACTCCG aggGTTCGGACACAGAAGATACGGTAAAAGGGGACGCGCGTAAGCAGAGAG ATTTCGAGGAGGATGATGACAGCGATGAGCCGATGCCGCGGCCGCATCCCCCGCGCCACTACCTACACGACACCAACGtacag aaGATGACACATAGTGTTGAGACACATTAA
- the Dyb gene encoding dystrobrevin isoform X2, with the protein MSLERESVGGLASVGGVGAMGVVGVPSAGGAAADPRSQLLQEMREQNFDLIRFASYRTACKLRYVQKKCNLHVIDIWNVIEAFRENALNTLEPTACVNVTRLETLVSSLYHNLNKRLPPAHQVSVEACSALLLNWLLSAYSTGENVGKIRVFSIKVALATMCAGKLMDKLRYIFSQLSDGNGHLLMKRLSDYLREVLALPAAVYESPSFNYTDALALTIFNQNGKITVNDFLDTLMSDPGPPCLVWLPLLHRMASVENVVHPLACSACRRASLTGFRYRCTRCANYTLCQDCFWRGRVSAAHTNEHEVKEYAAYKSPSKQIGATLRKSFRCVPERARPQLPRYPDQPERTLNLSHIVPPSPVPAHNGFPEYVGGYVNTGSLDSRSSRSTHRSIAEHLSRGVDDEHRLIARYAARLAHENRTMPRAGRSASLTPELGRSSSEGSEVDAARQQRELISQLEAKNREIMREIARLRRQQEAEASAGGGGGGGTSAPLVSELRLLRQRKDELEGHLSSLQESRKHLMHQLEGLMRMLKTQQSSPRSTPNSSPRSTKSPPLPGSQPQPSAPEREPSVPRGTVRSAPQTPSLGERERIDMSHSLGGMESMSNEGRGYHQNQRPTTMGIDNRSLRSDLLYAADSVTNAMSTLVRELNSEGSDTEDTVKGDARKQRDFEEDDDSDEPMPRPHPPRHYLHDTNVQDTPPPLPARTGHYYPRT; encoded by the exons ATGTCACTGGAACGTGAGAGCGTGGGCGGGCTGGCCAGTGTTGGTGGTGTGGGGGCTATGGGTGTCGTGGGCGTCCCCAGTGCGGGGGGCGCCGCCGCTGACCCGCGCTCGCAGCTGCTGCAAGAGATGAGGGAGCAGAACTTTGACCTTATCAGATTTGCATCCTACAGGACTGCCTGCAAACTTCGTTATGTTCAAAAGAAGTGCAACT TACATGTAATAGACATATGGAATGTAATAGAAGCATTCAGAGAAAATGCCCTGAACACTCTGGAACCTACAGCATGTGTGAACGTCACGAGACTGGAGACGTTAGTGTCATCATTGTACCACAATCTCAACAAGAGACTGCCTCCTGCACACCAGGTGTCTGTTGAGGCTTGTTCTGCTTTGTTGTTGAATTGGTTACTCTCTGCATACAGTACTGG tgAAAATGTGGGAAAGATCAGAGTGTTCTCTATCAAAGTGGCACTGGCTACCATGTGTGCTGGTAAACTGATGGACAAACTAAGAT ATATATTCTCGCAACTGTCGGACGGCAACGGTCACCTGCTAATGAAGCGTCTATCGGACTACCTGCGCGAGGTGCTGGCGTTGCCCGCCGCTGTCTACGAGTCGCCCTCGTTCAACTACACTGATGCACTCGCGCTCACTATATTTAACCAG AACGGCAAGATCACAGTGAACGACTTCCTGGACACGTTGATGTCTGACCCGGGGCCGCCGTGCCTCGTGTGGCTGCCGCTACTTCATCGCATGGCCAGCGTTGAAAACG TGGTTCACCCGCTGGCGTGCAGCGCGTGCCGGCGCGCGTCGCTGACGGGGTTCCGCTACCGCTGCACGCGCTGCGCCAACTACACGCTGTGCCAGGACTGCTTCTGGCGCGGCCGCGTGTCCGCCGCGCACACCAACGAGCACGAGGTCAAGGAGTACGCCGCCTAT AAGTCTCCGTCGAAGCAGATCGGCGCGACGCTGCGCAAGTCGTTCCGCTGCGTGCCGGAGCGCGCCCGGCCGCAGCTGCCGCGCTACCCCGACCAGCCCGAGCGGACCCTCAACCTTAGTCACATCGT GCCACCATCGCCAGTGCCGGCTCACAACGGTTTCCCGGAGTACGTAGGTGGATACGTCAATACTGGATCACTCGACTCGCGCTCTTCTAGATCTACACATCGCA GTATAGCGGAACACCTGTCTCGTGGAGTGGACGATGAACATCGGCTCATAGCGAGATACGCAGCGAGGCTGGCACACGAGAACAGAACTATG CCACGAGCCGGGAGGTCGGCGTCTCTAACACCAGAAttg GGTCGTTCGTCGTCCGAAGGTTCGGAGGTAGACGCGGCAAGACAACAGCGGGAGTTGATCTCACAGCTAGAAGCCAAGAACAGAGAGATTATGAGAGAGATCGCTAGACTTAG GCGGCAGCAGGAGGCGGAGGCGAGCGCGGGCGGGGGGGGCGGGGGGGGCACGTCGGCGCCGCTGGTGTCGGAGCTGCGCCTGCTGCGCCAGCGCAAGGACGAGCTGGAGGGACACCTGTCCTCGCTGCAGGAGTCGCGCAAGCACCTCATGCACCAGCTCGAGGGACTCATGCGCATGCTCAAG ACGCAGCAGTCGTCTCCGCGCTCGACTCCGAACTCATCGCCTCGCTCCACCAAGAGTCCACCGCTGCCAGGATCACAGCCACAACCTAGTGCACCGGAGAG AGAGCCATCAGTCCCGCGCGGCACAGTGCGGAGCGCGCCACAGACTCCGTCGCTCGGCGAGAGAGAACGTATCGACATGTCACATAGTCTTG GTGGTATGGAGAGTATGAGTAACGAAGGCAGGGGCTATCATCAGAACCAGAGGCCTACCACCA TGGGCATAGACAACCGTAGCCTGCGCAGCGACCTGCTGTACGCGGCCGACTCGGTCACCAACGCCATGTCCACGCTCGTGCGGGAACTCAACTCCG aggGTTCGGACACAGAAGATACGGTAAAAGGGGACGCGCGTAAGCAGAGAG ATTTCGAGGAGGATGATGACAGCGATGAGCCGATGCCGCGGCCGCATCCCCCGCGCCACTACCTACACGACACCAACGtacag gACACGCCGCCCCCGCTGCCGGCGCGCACCGGCCACTACTACCCGCGCACATAG
- the Dyb gene encoding dystrobrevin isoform X4: MSLERESVGGLASVGGVGAMGVVGVPSAGGAAADPRSQLLQEMREQNFDLIRFASYRTACKLRYVQKKCNLHVIDIWNVIEAFRENALNTLEPTACVNVTRLETLVSSLYHNLNKRLPPAHQVSVEACSALLLNWLLSAYSTGENVGKIRVFSIKVALATMCAGKLMDKLRYIFSQLSDGNGHLLMKRLSDYLREVLALPAAVYESPSFNYTDALALTIFNQQNGKITVNDFLDTLMSDPGPPCLVWLPLLHRMASVENVVHPLACSACRRASLTGFRYRCTRCANYTLCQDCFWRGRVSAAHTNEHEVKEYAAYKSPSKQIGATLRKSFRCVPERARPQLPRYPDQPERTLNLSHIVPPSPVPAHNGFPEYVGGYVNTGSLDSRSSRSTHRSIAEHLSRGVDDEHRLIARYAARLAHENRTMPRAGRSASLTPELGRSSSEGSEVDAARQQRELISQLEAKNREIMREIARLRRQQEAEASAGGGGGGGTSAPLVSELRLLRQRKDELEGHLSSLQESRKHLMHQLEGLMRMLKTQQSSPRSTPNSSPRSTKSPPLPGSQPQPSAPEREPSVPRGTVRSAPQTPSLGERERIDMSHSLGGMESMSNEGRGYHQNQRPTTMGIDNRSLRSDLLYAADSVTNAMSTLVRELNSEGSDTEDTVKGDARKQRDFEEDDDSDEPMPRPHPPRHYLHDTNVQMTHSVETH, encoded by the exons ATGTCACTGGAACGTGAGAGCGTGGGCGGGCTGGCCAGTGTTGGTGGTGTGGGGGCTATGGGTGTCGTGGGCGTCCCCAGTGCGGGGGGCGCCGCCGCTGACCCGCGCTCGCAGCTGCTGCAAGAGATGAGGGAGCAGAACTTTGACCTTATCAGATTTGCATCCTACAGGACTGCCTGCAAACTTCGTTATGTTCAAAAGAAGTGCAACT TACATGTAATAGACATATGGAATGTAATAGAAGCATTCAGAGAAAATGCCCTGAACACTCTGGAACCTACAGCATGTGTGAACGTCACGAGACTGGAGACGTTAGTGTCATCATTGTACCACAATCTCAACAAGAGACTGCCTCCTGCACACCAGGTGTCTGTTGAGGCTTGTTCTGCTTTGTTGTTGAATTGGTTACTCTCTGCATACAGTACTGG tgAAAATGTGGGAAAGATCAGAGTGTTCTCTATCAAAGTGGCACTGGCTACCATGTGTGCTGGTAAACTGATGGACAAACTAAGAT ATATATTCTCGCAACTGTCGGACGGCAACGGTCACCTGCTAATGAAGCGTCTATCGGACTACCTGCGCGAGGTGCTGGCGTTGCCCGCCGCTGTCTACGAGTCGCCCTCGTTCAACTACACTGATGCACTCGCGCTCACTATATTTAACCAG CAGAACGGCAAGATCACAGTGAACGACTTCCTGGACACGTTGATGTCTGACCCGGGGCCGCCGTGCCTCGTGTGGCTGCCGCTACTTCATCGCATGGCCAGCGTTGAAAACG TGGTTCACCCGCTGGCGTGCAGCGCGTGCCGGCGCGCGTCGCTGACGGGGTTCCGCTACCGCTGCACGCGCTGCGCCAACTACACGCTGTGCCAGGACTGCTTCTGGCGCGGCCGCGTGTCCGCCGCGCACACCAACGAGCACGAGGTCAAGGAGTACGCCGCCTAT AAGTCTCCGTCGAAGCAGATCGGCGCGACGCTGCGCAAGTCGTTCCGCTGCGTGCCGGAGCGCGCCCGGCCGCAGCTGCCGCGCTACCCCGACCAGCCCGAGCGGACCCTCAACCTTAGTCACATCGT GCCACCATCGCCAGTGCCGGCTCACAACGGTTTCCCGGAGTACGTAGGTGGATACGTCAATACTGGATCACTCGACTCGCGCTCTTCTAGATCTACACATCGCA GTATAGCGGAACACCTGTCTCGTGGAGTGGACGATGAACATCGGCTCATAGCGAGATACGCAGCGAGGCTGGCACACGAGAACAGAACTATG CCACGAGCCGGGAGGTCGGCGTCTCTAACACCAGAAttg GGTCGTTCGTCGTCCGAAGGTTCGGAGGTAGACGCGGCAAGACAACAGCGGGAGTTGATCTCACAGCTAGAAGCCAAGAACAGAGAGATTATGAGAGAGATCGCTAGACTTAG GCGGCAGCAGGAGGCGGAGGCGAGCGCGGGCGGGGGGGGCGGGGGGGGCACGTCGGCGCCGCTGGTGTCGGAGCTGCGCCTGCTGCGCCAGCGCAAGGACGAGCTGGAGGGACACCTGTCCTCGCTGCAGGAGTCGCGCAAGCACCTCATGCACCAGCTCGAGGGACTCATGCGCATGCTCAAG ACGCAGCAGTCGTCTCCGCGCTCGACTCCGAACTCATCGCCTCGCTCCACCAAGAGTCCACCGCTGCCAGGATCACAGCCACAACCTAGTGCACCGGAGAG AGAGCCATCAGTCCCGCGCGGCACAGTGCGGAGCGCGCCACAGACTCCGTCGCTCGGCGAGAGAGAACGTATCGACATGTCACATAGTCTTG GTGGTATGGAGAGTATGAGTAACGAAGGCAGGGGCTATCATCAGAACCAGAGGCCTACCACCA TGGGCATAGACAACCGTAGCCTGCGCAGCGACCTGCTGTACGCGGCCGACTCGGTCACCAACGCCATGTCCACGCTCGTGCGGGAACTCAACTCCG aggGTTCGGACACAGAAGATACGGTAAAAGGGGACGCGCGTAAGCAGAGAG ATTTCGAGGAGGATGATGACAGCGATGAGCCGATGCCGCGGCCGCATCCCCCGCGCCACTACCTACACGACACCAACGtacag ATGACACATAGTGTTGAGACACATTAA